One stretch of Variovorax sp. 54 DNA includes these proteins:
- a CDS encoding flagellar hook-length control protein FliK has translation MPPTIPPSVTPAATSPVAQAGARGRSSADETQGRAFGAALERSRASQAEKTPDAETAVAEAKPARKTELAEEMRDAQPAEPDLAFLAAAVTPQQALTLAGRAVTQSSGAPETVLTTDAQTALPAGPVRLSSDAAVTPEPALATKDVSAPTATAAAQSAAPETDTAAPPSLYEIVRAAVAAQPLAVDGKKPAAAPAGPPVGTAAPGRAGAPRTVSTTTTEQLAAAAQAQPVGDAKPAAAEAAPVAAAPATASSDDAATSAASFAFQQPTAASTERTAESPAARPLVHTLAPEVGSEKWAPALGQQLARMSLTGTHTAELNLNPAGLGPLKVTLSIGEHQAQAAFVSAHESVRKAVEAALPQLRTSLSEQGITLGQTSVGADTRAPFGQDAAFAQQQQQQQHQRQGAWRPQGASATADIARTTTAAPRPVATPRTGPGVDTFA, from the coding sequence ATGCCTCCCACGATCCCGCCGTCCGTCACGCCTGCAGCTACTTCGCCGGTGGCGCAGGCCGGCGCACGTGGCCGCAGCAGCGCCGACGAGACGCAGGGCCGCGCGTTCGGTGCGGCGCTCGAACGTTCGCGCGCGAGCCAGGCCGAGAAGACGCCGGATGCCGAGACTGCGGTTGCGGAGGCCAAGCCGGCGCGCAAGACGGAGCTTGCGGAAGAGATGCGGGATGCGCAGCCTGCCGAACCGGATCTCGCTTTTCTTGCTGCGGCTGTCACGCCGCAACAGGCATTGACTCTTGCGGGACGTGCGGTCACACAGAGCAGCGGTGCGCCAGAAACTGTACTGACGACCGATGCACAAACCGCCCTGCCTGCAGGCCCGGTTCGCCTGAGCAGCGATGCCGCAGTCACGCCCGAGCCGGCCCTCGCCACTAAAGACGTCTCCGCCCCCACCGCGACCGCCGCCGCACAGAGCGCAGCGCCCGAAACCGACACCGCAGCCCCACCCTCGCTGTACGAGATCGTGCGCGCCGCCGTAGCCGCACAACCGTTGGCTGTCGACGGAAAGAAGCCGGCTGCTGCACCTGCAGGCCCGCCCGTCGGCACCGCCGCACCGGGCCGCGCAGGCGCACCGCGCACCGTGAGCACCACCACCACCGAACAACTCGCAGCCGCTGCACAAGCCCAGCCCGTTGGCGATGCGAAGCCCGCTGCGGCAGAAGCCGCACCTGTCGCCGCAGCGCCCGCCACCGCTTCAAGCGACGACGCGGCAACCTCAGCCGCTTCTTTCGCCTTTCAACAACCCACCGCCGCTTCCACCGAGCGCACGGCCGAAAGCCCCGCCGCACGCCCCCTCGTGCACACGCTCGCCCCCGAAGTCGGCAGCGAGAAATGGGCACCCGCACTCGGCCAGCAGCTCGCGCGCATGAGCCTCACCGGCACGCACACGGCCGAGCTGAATCTCAACCCCGCCGGCCTCGGCCCGCTGAAGGTCACGCTGTCGATCGGCGAGCACCAGGCGCAGGCCGCGTTCGTGTCGGCCCACGAGAGCGTGCGCAAGGCCGTCGAGGCTGCGCTGCCGCAGCTGCGCACCAGCCTGTCGGAGCAGGGCATCACGCTGGGCCAGACCTCGGTCGGCGCGGACACGCGCGCGCCGTTCGGGCAGGACGCCGCGTTCGCGCAGCAACAGCAGCAGCAACAACACCAGCGACAGGGCGCGTGGCGACCGCAAGGCGCGTCTGCCACGGCCGACATCGCACGCACGACCACGGCGGCACCTCGCCCCGTTGCCACCCCACGCACGGGCCCGGGCGTCGACACCTTCGCCTGA
- the fliI gene encoding flagellar protein export ATPase FliI, whose translation MQAAAANPHLNSVRAALEQARADVARCTTTTASGRLTRAVGLVLEAVGLQLPVGSDCLIELPPGHPQRHAEAEVVGFAGDRLFLMSQTEVAGLLPGARVFARPSLREPGATGDAHTKRLPVGEGMLGRVVDAAGRPLDGLGPLDVARQVPLAAPPINPLSRAAIDSVLDVGVRAINAMLTVGRGQRMGLFAGSGVGKSVLLGMMARYTSAEVIVVGLIGERGREVKDFIENTLGEEGLARAVVVAAPADNSPLLRLQGAAYATCLAEYFRDQGKDVLLIMDSLTRYAMAQREIALAVGEPPATKGYPPSVFARLPALVERAGNGARDAQGRGGSITAFYTVLSEGDDQQDPIADSARAILDGHIVLSRTLAEAGHYPAIDIEASISRAMTSLIPPTQFDTVRRFKQMLSRYQRNRDLISVGAYAPGHDLQLDQAIAMYPRIEAFLQQSMHERTGYEEAIAHMDSLFTTPSHGRP comes from the coding sequence ATGCAGGCCGCCGCCGCCAACCCTCATCTGAACAGCGTGCGCGCCGCGTTGGAGCAGGCGCGCGCCGACGTCGCCCGCTGCACGACCACGACCGCCTCGGGGCGCCTCACGCGCGCCGTCGGCCTCGTGCTCGAAGCCGTGGGCCTGCAGCTGCCCGTGGGCAGCGACTGCCTCATCGAACTGCCGCCCGGTCATCCGCAACGCCACGCGGAAGCGGAAGTCGTCGGCTTCGCAGGCGACCGTCTTTTCCTCATGTCGCAGACCGAAGTGGCGGGCCTGCTGCCCGGCGCGCGCGTGTTCGCACGGCCGAGCCTGCGCGAACCGGGCGCGACCGGTGACGCCCACACCAAGCGCCTGCCCGTCGGCGAAGGCATGCTCGGCCGCGTGGTCGATGCGGCCGGTCGCCCGCTCGACGGCCTGGGCCCGCTCGACGTGGCGCGCCAGGTGCCGCTCGCGGCGCCGCCGATCAACCCGCTGTCGCGCGCGGCCATCGACTCGGTGCTCGACGTGGGCGTACGCGCCATCAACGCGATGCTCACCGTCGGCCGCGGCCAGCGCATGGGCCTGTTTGCTGGCTCGGGCGTGGGCAAGAGCGTGCTGCTGGGCATGATGGCCCGCTACACCAGTGCCGAAGTGATCGTGGTCGGCCTCATCGGCGAACGCGGGCGCGAGGTGAAAGACTTCATCGAGAACACGCTGGGCGAGGAAGGCCTGGCCCGCGCTGTGGTGGTGGCCGCACCGGCCGACAACTCGCCGCTGCTGCGCCTGCAGGGTGCGGCCTATGCCACCTGCCTGGCCGAGTACTTTCGCGACCAGGGCAAGGACGTGCTGCTCATCATGGATTCGCTCACGCGCTATGCGATGGCGCAGCGCGAGATCGCACTGGCCGTGGGCGAGCCGCCCGCCACCAAGGGCTACCCGCCTTCGGTGTTCGCGCGGCTGCCCGCCTTGGTCGAACGCGCCGGCAACGGCGCGCGCGACGCGCAGGGGCGCGGCGGCTCGATCACGGCCTTCTACACCGTGCTGTCCGAAGGCGACGACCAGCAGGACCCGATCGCCGATTCGGCGCGCGCAATCCTCGACGGCCACATCGTGCTCTCCCGCACGCTGGCCGAGGCGGGGCACTACCCGGCCATCGACATCGAGGCGTCGATCAGCCGCGCGATGACGTCGCTGATTCCGCCCACGCAGTTCGACACCGTGCGCCGCTTCAAGCAGATGCTGTCGCGCTACCAGCGCAACCGCGACCTGATCAGCGTGGGCGCCTACGCGCCCGGGCACGACCTGCAGCTGGACCAGGCGATCGCGATGTACCCGCGCATCGAGGCCTTTTTGCAACAGTCGATGCACGAGCGCACGGGCTACGAGGAGGCCATCGCCCACATGGACAGCCTGTTCACCACCCCATCTCACGGACGCCCATGA
- a CDS encoding LytR/AlgR family response regulator transcription factor, whose translation MNAWRAVIAEDEPVLSRTLQRLLFEAWPELNIAGVAEDGLKAIELAQTLAPDVMFLDIKMPGKTGLEVAEAVADEWPDDQAEPLFVFITAYDNFAISAFEHAAMDYMLKPATLERLQVCVQRLKQRLHERARTPAAGGMAALMQRVQSITDPADAPEKIKVIRAGVGNTVRMIPVSEVICLETAEKYVNVVTAQGEALVRMSLRDLVSRIDAADFTQVHRGVLVNTHCIESATRDENGRYSLSVRGLQRPLKVSRAFGHLFRAM comes from the coding sequence GTGAACGCGTGGCGTGCCGTGATTGCCGAAGACGAACCGGTGCTGTCGAGAACGCTGCAGCGGCTGCTGTTCGAAGCCTGGCCCGAACTGAACATCGCGGGCGTCGCCGAAGACGGCCTGAAGGCGATCGAGCTGGCCCAGACCCTGGCGCCCGATGTGATGTTCCTGGACATCAAGATGCCGGGCAAGACCGGCCTGGAAGTCGCCGAGGCCGTCGCGGACGAGTGGCCCGACGATCAGGCCGAGCCGCTCTTCGTGTTCATCACCGCATACGACAATTTCGCGATCTCGGCGTTCGAGCATGCGGCGATGGACTACATGCTCAAGCCGGCGACGCTCGAACGCTTGCAGGTCTGCGTGCAGCGTCTGAAGCAAAGGTTGCACGAGCGCGCGCGGACACCGGCGGCCGGTGGCATGGCGGCCCTGATGCAGCGCGTGCAGTCGATCACCGACCCGGCCGACGCGCCTGAAAAGATCAAGGTCATCCGCGCCGGCGTCGGCAACACCGTGCGGATGATTCCGGTCTCGGAGGTGATCTGTCTGGAAACCGCCGAGAAGTACGTCAACGTCGTCACGGCCCAGGGCGAGGCGTTGGTGCGCATGAGCCTGCGCGATCTGGTGTCGCGCATCGACGCCGCCGACTTCACGCAGGTGCATCGCGGCGTGCTCGTCAACACCCACTGCATCGAGAGCGCCACGCGTGACGAGAACGGGCGCTACAGCCTGTCCGTGCGGGGCCTGCAGCGACCGCTCAAGGTCAGCCGTGCGTTCGGGCACCTGTTCCGCGCGATGTAG
- the fliL gene encoding flagellar basal body-associated protein FliL yields the protein MATSSPAATAAASVATDPPASRRISKLLIGCVAALGLAAAGAAAYVFVLPRFTDHAAAETAKAPVPEKPIFLMLEPLTVNLQSEGRSRFLQIGLALKLRDEQAKAQIVEFMPELRSRLLVLLSNRPPESLVTSEDKARLATEIHSALNAPLAEGLPELGIASVSFNSFVVQ from the coding sequence ATGGCTACCTCTTCTCCCGCCGCCACCGCGGCTGCGTCGGTCGCGACCGACCCGCCGGCCTCGCGCCGTATCTCGAAACTGCTGATCGGATGCGTGGCCGCGCTCGGCCTGGCCGCGGCCGGCGCGGCTGCGTACGTCTTCGTGCTTCCCCGCTTCACCGACCACGCCGCCGCCGAGACGGCCAAGGCGCCGGTGCCCGAGAAGCCCATCTTCCTCATGCTGGAGCCGCTGACCGTCAACCTGCAGTCGGAAGGCCGCTCGCGCTTCCTGCAGATCGGCTTGGCGCTGAAGCTGCGCGACGAGCAGGCCAAGGCGCAGATCGTCGAGTTCATGCCCGAGCTGCGCAGCCGCCTGCTGGTGCTGCTGTCGAACCGCCCGCCCGAATCGCTGGTCACGTCGGAAGACAAGGCCCGGCTGGCCACGGAGATTCACAGCGCCCTGAACGCACCGCTGGCCGAGGGCCTGCCCGAGCTGGGCATTGCGAGCGTGTCCTTCAACTCCTTCGTCGTGCAGTGA
- the fliQ gene encoding flagellar biosynthesis protein FliQ — translation MTPEAVMTMGHRAMEISLLLGAPLLLVALVIGLVVSIFQAATQINEATLSFIPKLLAVFATLVIAGPWMLDRMLDYMRALFASIPQMLA, via the coding sequence ATGACGCCCGAAGCCGTCATGACCATGGGCCACCGGGCCATGGAAATTTCGCTGCTGCTGGGCGCGCCGCTCTTGCTGGTGGCACTGGTGATCGGCCTGGTGGTCAGCATCTTCCAGGCGGCCACGCAGATCAACGAGGCCACGCTGTCCTTCATTCCCAAGCTGCTCGCCGTGTTCGCGACGCTGGTCATCGCCGGGCCGTGGATGCTCGACCGCATGCTCGACTACATGCGCGCCCTGTTCGCCAGCATCCCGCAGATGCTGGCGTGA
- the fliP gene encoding flagellar type III secretion system pore protein FliP (The bacterial flagellar biogenesis protein FliP forms a type III secretion system (T3SS)-type pore required for flagellar assembly.): MRTALLLLAATLPAAAWTQGLPGLTSTPGPGGSQTWSLSVQTLVLLTSLTFLPALLLSMTSFTRILIVLGLLRTAIGTQTSPPNQILVGLSLFLTFFVMSPVFDKAYTEAYVPFSESKLGAEKALERGIAPFKTFMLKQTRETDLALFARLAKAPEMQGPEDVPLRILLPAFVISELKTAFQIGFTIFIPFLIIDLVVASVLMSMGMMMVPPASIALPFKLMLFVLADGWQLLIGALSQSFYL, from the coding sequence CTGCGCACCGCCCTGCTGCTGCTCGCCGCCACGCTGCCCGCCGCCGCGTGGACGCAAGGGCTGCCCGGCCTCACCAGCACACCCGGCCCCGGCGGCAGCCAGACCTGGTCGCTGAGCGTGCAGACGCTGGTGCTGCTGACCTCGCTCACCTTCCTGCCCGCGCTGCTGCTGTCGATGACCAGCTTCACGCGCATCCTCATCGTGCTGGGCCTGCTGCGCACCGCCATCGGCACGCAGACCTCGCCGCCCAACCAGATCCTGGTGGGGCTGTCGCTGTTCCTCACCTTCTTCGTGATGTCGCCGGTGTTCGACAAGGCCTACACCGAGGCCTACGTGCCGTTCTCGGAAAGCAAGCTCGGCGCCGAGAAAGCGCTGGAGCGCGGCATTGCGCCCTTCAAGACCTTCATGCTCAAGCAGACCCGCGAGACCGACCTGGCGCTGTTCGCGCGGCTCGCCAAGGCGCCCGAAATGCAGGGGCCCGAAGACGTGCCGCTGCGCATCCTGCTGCCGGCCTTCGTCATCAGCGAGCTGAAGACCGCGTTCCAGATCGGCTTCACCATCTTCATTCCCTTTCTCATCATCGACCTCGTGGTGGCGAGCGTGCTGATGTCGATGGGCATGATGATGGTGCCGCCTGCATCGATCGCGCTGCCTTTCAAGCTGATGCTGTTCGTGCTGGCCGACGGCTGGCAGCTGCTCATCGGCGCGCTCTCGCAGAGCTTTTATTTATGA
- the fliH gene encoding flagellar assembly protein FliH: protein MTSSDPGAFGGSRERLAAIHAAARQAGAGTPALSAWERWEMGTLDGKAAAPSAARQAAQRIAPPPAPPAPKVDLAELARIRKEARAAGEAEGRAAGLAEGRQVGHTEGLATGLAAASVHAERLRALARSLPEALRGAEAELAETVLALALDVARQVVHRTYQAEPEWVLPLVRDLLHAEPVLRGEPRLLLHPDDIALVKNSLGSEIEAAGWQLRADDSLARGGCRVQSATGELDASLATRWERVGAALRGDAP, encoded by the coding sequence ATGACTTCGTCTGACCCCGGCGCCTTCGGTGGATCGCGCGAGCGCCTCGCCGCCATCCACGCCGCCGCGCGCCAGGCCGGCGCCGGCACGCCCGCGCTCTCGGCCTGGGAGCGCTGGGAGATGGGCACGCTCGATGGCAAGGCCGCCGCACCGTCCGCCGCGCGGCAGGCGGCGCAGCGCATCGCACCGCCGCCTGCACCGCCTGCGCCCAAAGTCGACCTCGCCGAGCTGGCCCGCATCCGCAAGGAAGCGCGCGCCGCCGGCGAAGCCGAGGGCCGCGCCGCCGGGCTGGCCGAAGGCCGCCAGGTCGGTCACACCGAAGGCTTGGCCACGGGCCTCGCCGCCGCCAGCGTGCACGCCGAACGCCTGCGCGCGCTGGCCCGCTCGTTGCCCGAAGCCTTGCGCGGCGCCGAAGCCGAACTGGCCGAGACCGTGCTGGCGCTCGCACTCGACGTGGCGCGCCAGGTGGTGCACCGCACCTACCAGGCCGAACCTGAATGGGTGCTGCCGCTGGTGCGCGATCTGCTGCACGCCGAACCCGTGCTGCGCGGCGAACCGCGCCTGCTGCTGCACCCCGACGACATCGCGCTGGTGAAGAACAGCCTGGGCAGCGAGATCGAGGCGGCCGGCTGGCAACTGCGCGCCGACGACAGCCTGGCGCGCGGCGGCTGCCGCGTGCAGTCGGCCACGGGCGAGCTGGACGCCAGCCTGGCCACGCGCTGGGAGCGCGTGGGCGCGGCGCTGCGTGGTGACGCCCCCTGA
- the fliR gene encoding flagellar biosynthetic protein FliR codes for MTPSVFSVTSGQLEAWLVAFLWPFVRMLAMISTAPVFGEPWATRQLKVGIAAVLTLVISPTIGPLPAVPVVSAGGLWIVVQQVLIGAAMGFSMRLVFTAVLAAGEYIGLQMGLSFASFFDPMSHGSTMVVSRLLNMLAMLIFMALDGHLLMLEALAASFHTLPIADAPLAAGGWLFLVLAAGDIFASGLLLALPLITALLTLNLAMGILNRASPQFSIFAVGFPLTLLAGLVMLQLLMPHLAAFLEPRFAESLANMLRFTQGLRP; via the coding sequence GTGACGCCCTCGGTTTTCTCCGTCACCTCGGGCCAGCTCGAGGCCTGGCTGGTGGCCTTCCTCTGGCCTTTTGTGCGCATGCTGGCCATGATTTCCACGGCGCCGGTGTTCGGCGAGCCGTGGGCGACGCGGCAGCTGAAGGTCGGCATCGCCGCCGTGCTGACGCTGGTGATCTCGCCCACGATCGGACCGCTGCCCGCAGTGCCCGTGGTGTCGGCAGGCGGCCTCTGGATTGTTGTGCAGCAGGTGCTGATCGGCGCCGCCATGGGCTTCTCGATGCGGCTCGTGTTCACCGCCGTGCTGGCCGCGGGCGAGTACATCGGCCTGCAGATGGGTTTGTCGTTCGCGTCTTTCTTCGACCCCATGAGCCACGGCAGCACGATGGTGGTGTCGCGGCTGCTGAACATGCTGGCGATGCTGATCTTCATGGCGCTCGATGGCCACCTTCTCATGCTGGAAGCGCTGGCCGCGAGCTTCCACACGCTGCCCATCGCCGACGCGCCGCTGGCGGCCGGCGGCTGGTTGTTCCTGGTGCTGGCGGCCGGCGACATCTTCGCGAGCGGCCTGCTGCTGGCGCTGCCGCTGATCACCGCACTGCTCACGCTCAACCTCGCCATGGGCATCCTGAACCGCGCCTCGCCGCAGTTCAGCATCTTCGCAGTGGGATTTCCGCTGACACTGCTGGCGGGGCTGGTGATGCTGCAGTTGCTGATGCCGCACCTGGCGGCGTTTCTGGAGCCGCGGTTTGCGGAATCGCTGGCGAACATGCTGCGGTTCACGCAGGGGCTTCGGCCCTGA
- the fliN gene encoding flagellar motor switch protein FliN: protein MTDNTSAASDADDWASALAEQTAASAPTPEPAVAPATAHVFQQIQDAPAASSTTPVDIARVLDVPVQLTAEIGRTRITIKNLLQLSQGSVVELDGLAGQPLDVLINGYLIAQGEVVVVNEKYGIRLTDIVTPSERMQKLARA, encoded by the coding sequence ATGACTGACAACACCTCTGCCGCCAGCGACGCGGACGACTGGGCCAGCGCACTGGCCGAGCAGACCGCGGCCAGCGCGCCCACGCCCGAGCCGGCCGTGGCGCCGGCCACCGCGCACGTCTTCCAGCAGATCCAGGACGCGCCGGCCGCATCGTCCACCACGCCCGTGGACATCGCGCGCGTGCTCGACGTGCCGGTGCAGCTCACCGCCGAGATCGGCCGCACGCGCATCACCATCAAGAACCTGCTGCAGCTGTCGCAGGGTTCGGTGGTCGAGCTCGACGGCCTGGCCGGCCAGCCGCTGGACGTGCTGATCAACGGCTACCTCATTGCGCAGGGCGAGGTCGTGGTGGTGAACGAGAAGTACGGCATCCGCCTGACCGACATCGTCACGCCCTCCGAGCGCATGCAGAAGCTCGCGCGCGCATGA
- the fliO gene encoding flagellar biosynthetic protein FliO, whose translation MNLARVSSLLARATALLALGVHAAHAALPTVPTPVREAAPPSAVGGAGLLQAGFGMAAVVGLIFLCAWLARRFGLQRLGGGQVVKVVSTAMVGPRERVVVVEVAGQWLVLGVTGSQVNTLHTLPAQATPSVATPMSPQNPVGLFAQKLRDSLAGKARTTP comes from the coding sequence ATGAACCTGGCTCGGGTGTCTTCGCTGCTCGCGCGGGCAACCGCGCTGCTCGCACTGGGCGTGCATGCGGCCCATGCCGCGCTGCCCACCGTGCCCACGCCGGTGCGCGAAGCCGCACCGCCGTCGGCAGTCGGCGGCGCCGGCCTGCTGCAGGCGGGCTTCGGCATGGCGGCGGTCGTCGGCCTGATCTTCCTGTGCGCGTGGCTGGCGCGGCGCTTCGGCCTGCAGCGGCTGGGCGGCGGCCAGGTGGTGAAGGTGGTGTCCACCGCCATGGTCGGCCCACGCGAGCGCGTGGTCGTGGTGGAAGTGGCCGGCCAGTGGCTGGTGCTCGGCGTCACCGGCAGCCAGGTCAACACGCTGCACACGCTGCCGGCGCAAGCAACGCCTTCAGTTGCAACGCCCATGTCTCCACAGAATCCGGTGGGCCTGTTCGCCCAGAAGCTGCGCGACTCCCTTGCCGGCAAAGCGCGCACCACGCCATGA
- the fliG gene encoding flagellar motor switch protein FliG has protein sequence MTSSEAGTRKSAILLMALGEDRAAAALHLLPTSEVQALGLAMSKLSAVSRDELASVLAEFRQETEQLSALHLGSTSYIRAVLKKALGDDRASNLLEDILQPDEPHGGIERLNELEAGEVAELIRDEHPQILATLLVHLDRMKASEVLEKLPARLRHDVIMRVATFGGVQPSALNELTEVLTEMLAGQGLRRSRLGGVRTAAEIVNLMSTTVEEEAIAHVREQDEALAQRIVDEMFVFENLLGLEDRSIQRLLKDIESDSLIIALKGAPLELRDKFLSNMSQRAAETLREDMELRGPVRVSQVETEQKAILQVARRLADAGEIVIAAPGTDDFV, from the coding sequence ATGACTAGCAGCGAGGCAGGAACCCGCAAGAGCGCCATCCTGCTCATGGCGCTGGGCGAAGACCGCGCCGCCGCCGCGCTGCACCTGCTGCCCACCTCCGAGGTGCAGGCGCTGGGCCTGGCCATGTCGAAGCTGAGCGCGGTGTCGCGCGACGAGCTGGCCTCGGTGCTGGCCGAGTTCCGCCAGGAGACCGAGCAACTGTCGGCGCTGCACCTGGGCTCGACGAGCTACATCCGCGCCGTGCTCAAGAAGGCACTGGGCGACGACCGCGCGAGCAACCTGCTCGAAGACATCCTGCAGCCCGACGAGCCGCACGGCGGCATCGAGCGCCTGAACGAACTCGAGGCCGGCGAGGTGGCCGAGCTCATCCGCGACGAGCACCCGCAGATCCTTGCGACGCTGCTGGTGCACCTGGACCGCATGAAGGCGTCGGAGGTGCTCGAGAAGCTGCCTGCGCGCCTGCGCCACGACGTGATCATGCGCGTGGCCACCTTCGGCGGCGTGCAGCCGTCGGCGCTGAACGAGCTGACCGAGGTGCTGACCGAAATGCTCGCGGGCCAGGGCCTGCGCCGCAGCCGCCTGGGCGGCGTGCGCACCGCGGCCGAGATCGTCAACCTGATGAGCACCACGGTGGAAGAAGAAGCCATTGCCCATGTGCGCGAGCAGGACGAGGCGCTGGCCCAGCGCATCGTCGACGAGATGTTCGTGTTCGAGAACCTGCTGGGTCTGGAAGACCGCAGCATCCAGCGCCTGCTCAAGGACATCGAGTCCGACTCGCTCATCATCGCGCTCAAGGGCGCACCCCTGGAGCTGCGCGACAAGTTCCTCAGCAACATGTCGCAGCGCGCGGCAGAAACGCTGCGCGAGGACATGGAACTGCGCGGCCCCGTGCGCGTGTCGCAGGTCGAGACCGAGCAGAAGGCCATCCTGCAGGTCGCCCGCCGTCTGGCGGACGCCGGCGAGATCGTGATCGCAGCGCCTGGCACCGATGACTTCGTCTGA
- the fliM gene encoding flagellar motor switch protein FliM has protein sequence MAYEQVLSQDEVDALLQGVTGGDLDQAAAPALPPDGLPAYDLGAPDRVVRNRMHTLEVINDRFARGLRSALLNFMRRSPDISVGPVQIQQFGEFVRHLPVPANINMIHMKPLRGTALFVFDPKLVFLVVDNLFGSDGRYHVRVEGRDFTRTEQRIIKRLLDLSLQCYGDAWQPVFPLAFDYVRAEMHGKLANIVAPNEVVINTTLQIEFGPIGGFLHVCLPYSMIEPIRDLLSNPIQDEVEVDKRWVTQMSRQMQAADVELTADFVTMPSTLGEVMKLRVGDVIPIELPATVVAKVGGVPVMACGYGTSNERYALRVQHMISHQDSDSKNDHD, from the coding sequence ATGGCGTATGAACAGGTGCTCTCCCAGGACGAGGTCGACGCGCTGCTGCAGGGCGTCACCGGCGGCGACCTCGACCAGGCCGCCGCGCCGGCATTGCCGCCCGACGGTCTGCCGGCCTACGACCTCGGCGCGCCCGACCGCGTGGTGCGCAATCGCATGCACACGCTGGAGGTCATCAACGACCGCTTTGCGCGCGGCCTGCGCAGCGCGCTGCTGAACTTCATGCGCCGCAGCCCCGACATCTCGGTCGGGCCGGTGCAGATCCAGCAGTTCGGCGAGTTCGTGCGGCACCTGCCGGTGCCCGCGAACATCAACATGATCCACATGAAGCCGCTGCGCGGCACCGCGCTCTTCGTGTTCGACCCGAAGCTCGTGTTCCTCGTGGTGGACAACCTGTTCGGCAGCGACGGGCGCTACCACGTGCGCGTGGAAGGCCGCGACTTCACGCGCACCGAGCAGCGCATCATCAAGCGCCTGCTCGACCTGTCGCTGCAGTGCTACGGCGACGCGTGGCAGCCCGTGTTCCCGCTGGCCTTCGACTACGTGCGCGCCGAGATGCACGGCAAGCTCGCCAACATCGTCGCGCCCAACGAGGTGGTGATCAACACCACGCTGCAGATCGAGTTCGGCCCCATCGGCGGCTTTCTGCACGTGTGCCTGCCCTACTCGATGATCGAGCCGATCCGCGACCTGCTGTCCAACCCGATCCAGGACGAGGTCGAGGTCGACAAGCGCTGGGTCACGCAGATGTCGCGCCAGATGCAGGCCGCCGACGTCGAGCTCACCGCCGACTTCGTCACCATGCCCTCGACGCTGGGCGAAGTGATGAAGCTGCGCGTGGGCGACGTCATTCCCATCGAGCTGCCGGCGACGGTGGTCGCCAAGGTCGGCGGCGTGCCCGTGATGGCCTGCGGCTACGGCACCTCCAACGAGCGCTACGCCCTGCGCGTGCAACACATGATCTCCCACCAAGACAGCGATTCGAAGAACGACCATGACTGA
- the fliJ gene encoding flagellar export protein FliJ encodes MSSSSKLPLGMLIDLAQSQTDDAARRLGALQSAHLSAQQKLDLLLQYRQDYHAQLDALMRGGLPSSQWRNYRNFLGTLDHAIAQQRAIAERAGHQLDRGRTDWQREKRRLSSFDTLADRVRAQELMAQAKREQRDSDERAARQFFDRASHPTH; translated from the coding sequence ATGAGCAGCAGCAGCAAGCTCCCCCTCGGCATGCTCATCGACCTGGCGCAGAGCCAGACCGACGACGCCGCGCGCCGACTGGGCGCATTGCAAAGCGCGCACCTGAGTGCGCAGCAGAAGCTCGATCTGCTGCTGCAATACCGCCAGGACTACCACGCGCAGCTCGACGCGCTGATGCGCGGCGGCCTGCCGTCGTCGCAGTGGCGCAACTACCGCAACTTTCTCGGCACGCTCGACCACGCGATCGCGCAGCAGCGCGCCATCGCCGAGCGGGCCGGGCACCAGCTCGACCGCGGCCGCACCGACTGGCAACGCGAGAAGCGCCGCCTCAGCTCGTTCGACACGCTGGCCGATCGCGTGCGCGCGCAGGAGCTGATGGCGCAGGCCAAGCGCGAACAACGCGACAGCGACGAACGCGCCGCCCGCCAGTTCTTCGACCGCGCCTCGCACCCCACCCACTGA